TCAGGGGAAGCTAAATCATCGTCTGGCGGATAATACGCCATCAGCTTTTCTTCATCGGCTTCAGCAAGCTCGGCGATTTCTGCAGGGGAAAGTTCAGCGTGTTCAGGCTCTGCAAGCGGTACGTTTTCATCGATATTTTGCAAATCGACTAACGAATTGTCGGCAAGTTGCTGATTTTCCTGCTCAATCCGAGTTTGAATTTCAGCGACTTGCTCATCAGTCAGAACTTGAACTTGCCCTTTTGCCGACGCCAATTCGTCTTTCATTTTTTCCGCCGATTGCTTTAAATCCGCTACCGTTTTTTCTAACTCAGGCGATAGACGGCTTAAATTCAGCTCTTCCGCTTTTTTGATACTCTCTTGCAATTCCTGCAATTTGAGCTCTTGTGCTAATTCATTCTGCACATTTGCTGCTAAGCCACGAATCGTCCGCACCCAGCCCATCACCGTACGAATGGCGATTGGCAACCGTTTCGGGCCAAGCACCACCAAGCCGATGATAAAAATCAGAATGAGTTCAGAAAAACCAATATCAAACACGAATTACGCCTGCTCTTTTTCTTTCGCTTTTTGTTCTACGG
The nucleotide sequence above comes from Pasteurellaceae bacterium Orientalotternb1. Encoded proteins:
- a CDS encoding twin arginine-targeting protein translocase TatB, translating into MFDIGFSELILIFIIGLVVLGPKRLPIAIRTVMGWVRTIRGLAANVQNELAQELKLQELQESIKKAEELNLSRLSPELEKTVADLKQSAEKMKDELASAKGQVQVLTDEQVAEIQTRIEQENQQLADNSLVDLQNIDENVPLAEPEHAELSPAEIAELAEADEEKLMAYYPPDDDLASPEVQDKKNVS